Genomic segment of Corticium candelabrum chromosome 16, ooCorCand1.1, whole genome shotgun sequence:
atgcaatccctacatttctCGTCATTTCTATATAATATGTTTCTAATTGtagtgtctatatatatatctaaTGAAAAGTGGTCCATGAACGCAGCCGTATGATTTTAGTAACAATCATTGTTTGTTCCGTATCGTACATTTGGTCGCAAACCACTGTCTGCTTCTTTGCACTCCTAAAGCACGTGACCTTTCTACTTCGAACAGCAACTCGTGCTCTTCGTGGCGGTGACTGGTTTCGtgtgctttgctttgtgctggcgtTCCTCAGTAGGTCGTAACGTCACAAAATGTTCAATTGTTCCTCATGCACTCGCAAACCTTTAAATTAGCACACAGCATTTTCTCACTTCAAAATGGCAACTGCATGGTGTCGTTCGCAGGTCTTCTGCATCTATGCGTTGTTGTTCGTCTGTTCGTaaaagttgacattgcagcaAGAAAGGAACGACGAAGCTGTTGGCCGGCTTGAAACACAGCACATGTGCCCGTCGACGGATCGCGAAAGATTCTTCTAGACCGGGACTGTCGAAACAGCTGCAAGCGACTACTTGATCACTTATACAGGCCGGGCTACATATTATccggtattttgtgttttctcctCCCAATAAGCGAATTGTATGATGCCCCAATTATATATACGcgggaatttgtgttaattaacataagttGCCCAGGCGAAGAATGGGCTAGTCAgctagtaaatatatataattcaaaatactAAAAAGTAACATGtacgtgacgtcattggtccaTTTTGGTGTAATACGCACCGCCCACTTCTGAAGACAGGCTACAGGCCTGTTAGTGAATCCTTTCaacccccacattccctacattttacattgtGGGTTGGAAGAATCTACTAATGATGGCTGGCTTTGGtttatattatctatagatcttgtttctgttactttttatacaatccctacatctattttttcagagaaaaaggttttaaaattctagtatatatatattctttgaaaatcaaacaatCCCCCAAACGTCCCCAAACCAACAAGTATTATATTACACTaggtatatcccaactatcagcgtcctgtacttcaagctgaattctcttatGAATCATTCTCGAGTTGTGTttccataattgaatagaaagttgctgcatcatatTTTGGAAAGCCCGGTGCAATTTAAGGCCACTGACTGCTGAGGTTTAGGAAGCAATAGCTTTCAGAGTTTTGACGCTGAATAATGACCAGAGCCCCAGGGTCTCAACCACTAAGGGGTAAAAGAGACCACCAGCTGCACAAACTATGTCCTCATGGCGAATATAATTTTGTTCTTCACCAGCCTCTGCTGCGGCTCCAGACCTTACAGCTGATTTTGTCACATGTAACGGCTGCAAAAAGTTTCTAactgttacatcaaaataggCAGGTCGACCCTCCAAGAAATCAGGATGGAAAACATCACCAGGACGGCTTTCAGTAGAACCATTGCACCTCATCTCCCTCATAACATCTCTGTTCTCAACCAATAAGACCTGGAAAATAACTTCTGTCAATGCATTGTGTCTACATGTGCGCTCTAGACCAAATCCACAACCAAGGtgatctgtgtgtgtgtgtgtgtgtgtgtgtgtgtgtgtgtgtgtgtgtgtgtgtgtgtgtgtgtgtgtgtgtgtgtgtgtgtgtgtgtgtgtgtgtgtgtgtgtgtgtgtgtgtgtgtatagaaCGCTGAAGAACGAAATCGATTGTGTTCATGTCGGATTCCGAGCGATGTCAATGTCGATTATTCCAATACCTTGAAGTGACGTCTGTTAAAGAAAGTAGAAAGTTGGTAGAGTTTTATTTGACGATTTGGCAAGACATTAAAAAAGTAAATGGCCGCCGAAAAGTGCAACCACGCGAATTTGGCAACAAGCGGCTCAAAATCGATAAATTGAATCGCTAAAGTAAAAACTTAGAACAGTTGTCTTTGTGCTTATAAGCCTACACAAAGTGGATCAGTGCACGGAAAGTCTTCAGAAATTTCTGGCGTTAATACTACTAAGCAAAAAGTGGTTGCACGTAGTCACGTGCAAGACCTTCGCGTATGGTATAGCGACCTTAGAAAACAACTCTTCATTTCTAGACAACCTTTGGAAAGTGTATCCAATACATATTAGAGTACATTTGCGTCATATTACGAAACAAAATCGATTGTGTTTTATTGAATTTCAATCAAAATTTATTTAGTTTTAGCAATCAGAACGTGTACGTGTCATCGACATCAACGTAGAGTTGTTTTGATTTTTGATATCTTGAAATAATGTGTTTCACGTGATATAACGATTTACAATAGCATTACATTCTAGCAAATGAGAATGGATTTCGGCAAGCTCGACTATGCACGTCTAAATTTTTCCATAAACGGCTCAAACTTAGAAAATAATAGACGAAATTGATAAATTAAAACTTTGGAATAATACAAATTGTAGATTAGTTAGATTTAGTAAAAAGTTGTGGTGTTATAAATATCGTAGTAAGAAGATAGTAATTGCAAGAACCTTGCAGTTCCGCGCGTACGCACGGCGGCATGCTACAAGTTGATGATGTGCCAACGCGCTTCAATACTGttcaaaaatattttgatggGTCGTTTCGCAATCTTGTGAGGGCATCAGACCAATGTTTAGTAGTGCTTTCTCTTAGTTTTCCACGTGTGCGACTTCTTTGTCGCGACTGCACAAAGCGCAATGTTTGAGAGCTAGTTTTCGTGTTTGGTCAGTTATGCGGTTGTgttcattatatatatatatatatatatatatatatatatatatatatatattgattttAGCATAATTAATTCCAAAAACTCAGAAccctaccttaattaattccaAAAGTGATCAAACTGAATGTTGATTCATTTGCTTCTTCATGCCTTTAAGTGGTGTCTGCTAGAGTAGGAAGTTGGTTGATTTTGAATTGCCAATTCGACAAGACATTACTACTAAAAATATAATGGTCGCCGAAGAGTGCGACCACGCGAATTTGGCTTGAAGTCGACAAATTGGATAGCTAGAGTAAGAATGTAGAATCTTTGGATTCACTCTTATAATCCTACATGAAGTGGACGAGTGCATGCAAACGCTTCACAAGAAAGTTCTGACGACATCACTCCTAGGCAGAAAGTGGCAAGTGGTTAAGTGAAAGAGCTTCGCGTACTCTACGTAACGACGCTTAAAATAACTATTTAATTTCAAATCATCTTCTCTCTCTTCAAAAGAGTTTCCAAGACATGTTGAAGAGTCGGTTTACGTACCCGGAACACTGAAGAGCGAAAGCAATTGTGTTCATGTCAGATTCCGATCAAAATTGGTGAAATTTCAGAAAGCAGAATGTCTAGATGTGAGCGACCTGAATTTCGATTCATCAAATTCTTCATATCTCGAATTGCTGTCTGTTAAAGTATGAAGTTGGTAGAGTTTGAATTGACGATTTGGCAAGACATTACTACTAAAAAGACAATGGCCACCGAAGACTACGACCACGCGAATTTGGCAACAAGAAGCTCCTAGTTGATGAATCGAATCGTTAAAGTGAGAGCGTAGAATGctttaatttgtttttgtaacCTACATGAAGCAGGCGAGTGCACGGAAAGCCTTCAGAAAAAAGTTCTAGTGTTATTACTATTAACAGCAGAAAGTGGTTGCACGTGCTCACGTGCAAGAGCTTAATCCGCGTATGGTATATAGTGACCTTAGAAAACAACTCTTTATTTCCAGATAAATTTTGGAAAGTGCTTCCAATACATATTAGAGTACATTTCCGATACATTACAAAGCGAAATCGATTGTGTTTTATCGAATTTCAATCAAAATTCATTTAGTTTTAGAAATCAGAACGTGTACGTGTCATCGACATTAACGCAGAGTTGTTTCGATTTTTGATATTTTGAAATAATGTGTGTTTCACGTGATATAGCGATTTACAATAGCATTATACTCTAGCAAATGATATTGGTTTTCGGCAAGCTCGTCTAGGCACGTCTACATTTTCCACAAACGGTTCAAGGACGAGAGTGATAAATTAAAACTTTAGAATACAGATTAGTTGAATTTAGTAAAAAGTTGTGACGTTATACCTCTAAATAGTATCGTAGTAAGAAGATAGTATTTGCAGGTGATCACATGAACCTTGCAGTTTCGCGCGTGCGCGCGGCCGTACGTCAAATGCTAAAAGCTGATGATGAGCCAGCACGCTTCAATACTGTTCGAAAATATGTTTATGGGTCGTTTCTCAATCACTACTTTCTTCTGAGCGCATCAGACCAATGTCTAGTAGTGCTTTCTTTCAGTTTTTCACGCATGCGACTTCCTTGTCGCGACTGCACAAAGCGCAATGTTTGAGAGATAATTTTCGTGTTTGGTGGTTGTTTTCGATTTGCGCTTGTCATTTCGAGTGCCCGACTAAGAATACAAAGTGGGTACGAGGGGTATTCCTGATTACCAAAAAATGGAAAGATTTGTTGCAGAAATTACCAgaaaaaaagatgaacaggacCTACCAtattcaggaagtgtagagttgactcgtagttgcatgtgttgtgtactcatacatatacatacgacttgtttcaatgcacgaACTCTGattgctacatatatacactgaCCGAGTACAATGAGTtgatttctcaaactaccgcgctgcagatctagattcggcggtttactgttggcgaaactgaacgctgaaaaggagtcgtgacactacagaatattacatggctgagctgtctacgTACGTaatagaagcgaacgatgatcatcagatgtcaactacgtacttcgcacaaaacaagcaagtgcgtgaagcgatgttgCGTGTTACTCAACTTCCATACCTATATGCTCagctaatcgaattagccttatccaagctatgaaaccgaatctggggtcccacgtcactatgacgttctcgaaagcgaccaggctcttctcgcgctgaaGCAATTCcagcaaaagctcctccttctcgtgtgattcacgtgcgtttagatcagcgactgcgcggaagagcccggcttgcgaggctaggaTACTAGCTAGATAGCAATCAGAACTGGATACAATTGACCGGGATAgaactctgaacgaaattcttcatgaaaATTCTGTCCAGCTGATAATTTttcagagatacacttcataataaattagaacatgcaacaacatataaGTTTGCATACATTGGGACACTCGATTCTTGCAAATTTCCAGAACTGGATGTAATTGAACAGGACATAACTCTCCGTATGGCTGCtaatttttgaaacaaactaaaaatgcatgtgaactcatgcagcaacataaatttgcatacaacgtaACTTTACTAACCATCAGTAATATATTAGATCCATGCCCCGTCCTTTGTGCGTACGGGCAAGATTCTGACGGAAAACGCAGTGTGAACACGTCAAGTGCAATCTTTATTGCGAGGTCcaggatgtgctgaatgaattcgaatttGTTTTCACGCTTTTTTCGAAAAAATTGActcactccccgtgtagcgcttggtacagaaaacgtgtaggttgaaTTTGGttcaaatgcaatcagaatttgtaGAGGAACGAAAGCGATAAAAGAGTAAGTTCCGTCGGCAAGAAATGtttgattgctcgaagctttgggAAGGACGACGACACGTATAgcctggtgtgggcgtgtgttcgaataaactggaatgtgcgcagattgcgtcatcgagaaattttacgctcAGTCTTGAAGTCTAACAGCGATCCGGACTTCGCGTGTAGTTCAGTCGTTGTTTCGTCGCACATCCGCTTATCTGCACGGCCCTTGCTAGTGCGCAGACTCTATTGTAAAGGCCAGAAgagcgcgcaatggcaacgaGAGACACATTGACGTGGACTTGCAGTCCGCTCTtcgtgttttcaattatgatgactttcgggAGGGTGaacttgaagtctccaggACCATCCTATGGGGAAAGACAACTTTGTCCGCATAAACAACGACTGAACTACACGCGAagtccggatcgctgtaaTTAGACTTGGCAGACTCGCCAGTCTACACGAGTAGGTTCGACAATAAtgtaggaatacactcacctttccacatgctgaaatCGTCTTGACAAATTTGGAGAGTGTGAActtggtgaatcactcaccgtggagagtcaccatggcTGTTTGGagtgatacacaatctgctgggtcacacttAGATAGATATAGCTAATAACCCGAGGCCCAGatttccgggctaagggtatagtaatcgttcgaTGGCCAaccgaccgtatttatactcgattagcgcagatgcaaacgAAGCTATttcgaccaatagacgagaaatggtgtcattaccgaccaatagacgaacgtgatcaTGGTGTtatcatcatgaggctccacctctctttgcttggtagctgctacgaggcaacaaccagacgtctagctagagaagcggcacaaacaaTGAGATggctagagaagctgcacaaagaacgagacgtctacattcttgtgagctggaaattcggtggtgagctgattgttttgctctacatttgtaacatatgtttcccacaacaaacagaacaatgatcacgcgcgttacttcatcacgtaaggcgaagatggccagccggcctagcgtcgaggctacccgacttgtaacatttttcttgttccagcacttcgaaacaaccTGATCTAAAATTGTAACGTGCATGTTTCCCTCCATTACGACAACAAGCAGATGTCTaaagaagctgcacaaacaaccagacgtctagattgttgtgagctggaaaatcgtggcaagctgtttcttttgttgtatgtGAGGGTTAGcacttagaaacaacgcctaatctaaaaattttagctacatttgtaacgttcatgttttcccacatctaattttgctTTGGCTCTGgtgttacctatgccacgcctaaaaccgccAATGGTGGCTCCatacgacctcaaaagctgcacaaacaatcaaatgtcTAGAGAAGTtacacaaacaactagacgtctagagagcaaaggtTGTAACATTGTGCTTGTTCCATCGATAGTGTAATCTTCTGAAAGCCCAAAACAttgtaggtgcatgaaatcatgtttgtttactaaaattttaaatcaCGCAGTGCTGCTTCTCTTGTACCTATCTAGCCGAAAGCTGGTTTTCGTATGTGCTCTAGACTTTCGCTGTGCGTGGCGGTTGGTGTTGTatataccattctgtcatagcgcgactaattaccttcaaagTGCATACCGGCCGCAGGGGCGTCGGAAGGGGGTCGGCCGCACGGCCatggccgtaccacttttcgAAAAATGGACTTTTGCCAGTCGGCCATTAGCGTATACTTTCGGTTTAGggttaactgattaaatgagtaatatatttctagttACGTTAGCATTCTGTACAGCTAGATTTTCAGGcggtaatttataaatttacgcTCAGTCACAAAGATGAGGCTGGCAACGCGAGGACACGGCAGCGGTAGATAGAGCGCACGCTAACCATTTCCGTGTGCTATATATGCAGATTGACGGGATTGCAGATGTCGGTGATCAGCCCTGTCAGCCTCGCCGTGCTTCATTTCCAAAAGTTTCGTTTGGGAAAAAAGCCCCAAAATCAAGATCATTTCAAGCTGCTTGGTTCGACAACTGGCCTTGGCTTCATTGGCACGACTCCGTTGAGAAAGTGTTCTGTCACGTCTGTGTGAAGGCTGCGAAGTCTGGCAAGCTGAAATGCAAGACTGCTGAGCAGGCATTCATCTATCGCGGAGTTCAAAACTGGAATGATGCCACCCGCTTATTTCGTTCACACGCGAAATCAGACTGCCACAGAGAAGCGGTTGAGTCACTGATCACGCTACCTGCCACAACAAAGCACGTTGGTGAACTACTAAGAACTCAATTggttgaagacagaaagagaaaccgGGCCAGCCTCCTTCGCATTCTCAGGGCGCTGAGGTTCCTGGCACGTCAAGGTATTGCCCTCCGCGGTTCCGCCCTCACCAAAGAGATTGATAGCAATTTGTCACAGCTCCTTCGTCTTTTTTGTGAGCTTTCTACAGATCTCTCCGATTGGttgcagaaaaagacaaataagtacacaagtgcagacatacagaatgagCTGCTGAAGGTGATGTCACTTCGAATTCTTCGAGATGTCTCAGCCAAACTTGAAGGCACACCATACACCATTATGGTAGACGAAACCACTGACGCAAGTACCCAGGAGCAGGTTGTAATAGTTCTACGATGGGTGGATGAAGACCTAGAGCCTCATGAGGATTTTATTGGGCTGCACATCACTGCTTCAACTGATGCTAAGTCCATTGTAGCAATTATCAGGGATGTTCTTGTTCGTATGAACCTTAGTCTGACCAACTGTCGTGGTCAGTGCTATGATGGTGCAGCTGTGATGAAAGGATGTCTATCAGGAGTTGCTGCTCAACTCACTCAAGATGAACCACGAGCATTGTTCACTCACTGCTATGGTCATAGCCTCAATTTAGCCTGCCAAGACACCATCAAAGACATAATCCCTATCAAATATGCCCTTGACACAACATTTGAACTGTCAAAACTTCTCAAGTACTCAGCAAAAAGAAAGTCTGAGTACAAGCGACTTCAAGCTGAGATGGCTCCTCAAGACCCTGGATGTAGGACACTATGCCCTACGAGATGGACCGTTCGAGCAGCTTCTCTACAGAGTGTTATGCAAAACTTTTCGGTCATCCAATCCAGCTTAGACAGTTTTGCAGATATGACAAAACGAGACCCAGAGATGTCTGCTCGGTGTACTGGTGTTGCTGCTCAGTTTTCTTCATTTGACTTTCTCTTTGGAGTAGCATTAGGAgaaaaagtcttgaagttggtTGACAATCTGAGCAAAGCTCTTCAGCACAAGAAGATGTCTGCTGCACAAGGTCAAGTGTTAGCAGAACTTACCATCAAATCTCTTGCACTAATGCGTACAGAAGCTGAATTCTCAAATTTCTGGGAAAAGTTGatagagaaacaaagcaaagaagatgTTGCAGAGCCTTCCCTTCCTCGGAAAAGGAAGCGTCCTTGCCGATATGATGAAGGAAGTTCGGGACACTTCGCAACATGTATAGAAGATCATTACCGGGTTATGTATTTTTCCGCTTTCGATATGGCAATTCAGTCTATCAAAAGCAGATTTGACCAGCCACACTATAAGATATACAGCAAGCTTGAATGCACACTTCTGAAGGGTGCTGCTGGAGAGAGCTATACGGATGACCTGTCTAGCATACAGGAGTTGTACTGCACAGACTTTGACAGCAATATCCTCCAGACGCAGCTATTGATACTGTATTCTCACTTTAGAGAAACGGCAGTCACACCAGCCCTGATGGATGTTGTGGACTATGTTAAGTCACTAGGGAAACCCGGCCAACTGCTGTTGTCTGAGGTGGTCAAACTTATACGCTTGATCCTTGTTGCTcctgcaacaaatgcaactagTGAAAGAACGTTCTCAGCTCTCCGCATTGTTAAAACATACCTTCGGTGCACTATGACACAGGCAAGGTTAAATCACCTTTTAatgttgcatgtgcacaaagaaGCATGTGATAGTCTTGATCTAGAACTATGCATAGATGATTTCTGTAGGGAATCAGAACACAGAAGAAACATTTTTGGCTCAATGTAGATTTACGTACAGAAATAGCCTTGTAAGGTTTGACACATGTTGTTCTAGTAGTTACTAAGTGTTAATCTTGCGTTCTCTGTATGGTATTCAAGCTTTTAGAAAAAtgtttagcgtgcgttaaccgTTATATGATCACGCCcacctagcgcgcgttaggccggaccactttaaatttgcttccgacgcccctgggccgagggtttgcacttctagtgcttcttcattgagtttgtgacgtaggtAGTATCTAGTCACGTTGGGTGCCAAAGgctgacgtggggtgacacttagtgaagtaagtgtgtgaaagtacaGACTCAGAgtgtgtcatacgggaaccggacactgccaggctcacgtgagtctgagGACGGGGCTagtcatgtgtgtgtatagtaTGTGTAcaacatatatacactaggtcaccatcccgttctccgcaTGGGCAAATTTATacttactattaattaatattactaatggttgGTAAATTTCTACTATTATGAATTCttagttaataaatttatcgttgtatgcattcatgaagtatatatACAAAGCACTTACGTACAGAGTTGACGACTTTTACGTGGGATGATCCGCGAGTCTTCACTAGTGCTTCAAATCTTGCACTCTACGTAAGCTCGTTTGTAGCGTTACgtctagcctcgtaccagaccctctcgcgccgtcgtgcccggttcccgtataacacgacaacgccggagatggtctgggatcataccgcctactttcttcacctagtgtcaccccacgtcatgaATCCATCCCTCCATCAAAGATACGCCAGCTGTCatatccgattgcatacattcactgtttacatttcgttcctgtacagctgcatgagaagAGATTCTTTTTgctgcatggaaagagattcattcagagggagctcgatcctgagttcgatttacgttctctgaagctgtgaggtccaatgtaattcgatcagcagtctaggtagcttggactagggatgcactaggcaccgctctattactgtgctaggctacgagaacaatacaaatcgggaagctcgagtacgattcgggaacatttggagcctggcagagcgtgtcgtcagacacggtgttgacttccgctctagagtctcttggagaggaagtcctctttcgCAGAGAGGTTGGCAATTAGgtagagcttgcgtagggacaggataccaacactgaaaggaaacgagtagagtacgaatggaaggtcaagtcggctgcaagacattccgtgtgacacatgagaataactattaaactaatcgtattagtagcctgaggcttggtgGCATACAAGCTAAGTTGATcatctaatagcataaacggtaggcgggatgatcccagaccctctccggcgttgtcgtgttatacgggaaccgggcatgacggcgcgagagggtctggtacgaggctagttaCGTCGACCGGCATCCACAGGTAGTCTCGTGGCCAGACGTTCAGAGCGTGAAACGCGAATCTAATTAAGGAAAGCTAAGAAGGGAGAACTTCCTATGCTTTTCCAACATTCCGACGTCGGCAACAAAACTTGGCGACTGTAACCAGACGTTCTCTCTCCCCCTTTCGCGCTCCTCCCCCTT
This window contains:
- the LOC134191799 gene encoding zinc finger MYM-type protein 1-like — encoded protein: MQIDGIADVGDQPCQPRRASFPKVSFGKKAPKSRSFQAAWFDNWPWLHWHDSVEKVFCHVCVKAAKSGKLKCKTAEQAFIYRGVQNWNDATRLFRSHAKSDCHREAVESLITLPATTKHVGELLRTQLVEDRKRNRASLLRILRALRFLARQGIALRGSALTKEIDSNLSQLLRLFCELSTDLSDWLQKKTNKYTSADIQNELLKVMSLRILRDVSAKLEGTPYTIMVDETTDASTQEQVVIVLRWVDEDLEPHEDFIGLHITASTDAKSIVAIIRDVLVRMNLSLTNCRGQCYDGAAVMKGCLSGVAAQLTQDEPRALFTHCYGHSLNLACQDTIKDIIPIKYALDTTFELSKLLKYSAKRKSEYKRLQAEMAPQDPGCRTLCPTRWTVRAASLQSVMQNFSVIQSSLDSFADMTKRDPEMSARCTGVAAQFSSFDFLFGVALGEKVLKLVDNLSKALQHKKMSAAQGQVLAELTIKSLALMRTEAEFSNFWEKLIEKQSKEDVAEPSLPRKRKRPCRYDEGSSGHFATCIEDHYRVMYFSAFDMAIQSIKSRFDQPHYKIYSKLECTLLKGAAGESYTDDLSSIQELYCTDFDSNILQTQLLILYSHFRETAVTPALMDVVDYVKSLGKPGQLLLSEVVKLIRLILVAPATNATSERTFSALRIVKTYLRCTMTQARLNHLLMLHVHKEACDSLDLELCIDDFCRESEHRRNIFGSM